One window of Schistocerca cancellata isolate TAMUIC-IGC-003103 chromosome 9, iqSchCanc2.1, whole genome shotgun sequence genomic DNA carries:
- the LOC126100433 gene encoding alpha-tocopherol transfer protein-like gives MSVQGREDVRHIREWLKHQPHLPQITDEKIMLFLHSCHYSLERTKSTIDTYFSLKTTAPEFFSERNPENEELRRTAKIIQVSPLPQKTPEGYRIIFGRLLNTDPSQFDLASAIKYLFMVIDAVLKEDGLIPGFIIVYDMTGVSLGHLTRINIATVKKYFMYVQEAIPLRRRGIHVINVNSVITSIMSIIKPFMSQEHMQALHFHTSNNFEEFYKHVPQRLLPKDFNGEMTSCDSLHSETIKKLESYKDWFHDEEALKSDESKRDIRSVNLNNGYSTIGSFKKLNID, from the exons ACGAGAAAATAATGCTCTTCCTGCACAGCTGCCATTACAGCCTCGAGAGAACGAAGAGCACCATTGACACGTACTTCTCGCTCAAAACAACAGCGCCGGAATTCTTTAGCGAAAGAAATCCTGAGAACGAAGAATTGAGGCGAACTGCCAAGATCAT ACAAGTCAGCCCGCTCCCACAGAAGACTCCAGAAGGCTACCGGATAATTTTCGGGCGGCTGCTCAACACAGACCCTAGCCAGTTCGATCTTGCTTCTGCCATCAAGTACCTGTTTATGGTCATCGACGCAGTGCTTAAGGAAGATGGTCTGATCCCTGGTTTTATAATTGTTTACGATATGACGGGTGTCTCCCTCGGTCATCTGACGCGGATCAACATCGCAACAGTGAAGAAGTACTTCATGTATGTTCAG GAAGCAATTCCACTGCGTAGGAGAGGAATCCACGTAATAAATGTGAATTCTGTCATCACCAGTATTATGAGTATAATTAAGCCGTTTATGAGTCAGGAGCATATGCAGGCG CTACATTTTCACACATCGAACAACTTCGAAGAATTTTACAAGCATGTACCACAAAGATTATTGCCAAAGGACTTTAATGGAGAAATGACCTCCTGTGATTCCCTTCACA gtgaaacaataaaaaaactagAAAGCTACAAGGATTGGTTCCACGACGAAGAGGCCCTAAAGTCAGATGAAAGTAAACGTGACATCAGGAGTGTGAATTTGAATAACGGCTACAGTACAATTGGGtcattcaaaaaattaaatatagaCTGA